A single window of Aquarana catesbeiana isolate 2022-GZ linkage group LG10, ASM4218655v1, whole genome shotgun sequence DNA harbors:
- the LOC141110456 gene encoding B-cell receptor CD22-like isoform X3: protein MDYTDRTSLVLGMNSCSLKIDPVRRDDGGKFYYPGIAEDLETSAWSKQGRMTLQLHVTDTPSIMELTRSAEMVEGRGEIVSCSVEHTCGSNPPSLKWNKPGQTIRQGSEDLSGGKWREVLMNIYIPSHKDDRKQIQCTATYRNGETSQNATRLNIKYAPKDVMISLPKFKEFLEGSDVILTCSCRSNPPPHRYEWYHANSKIKLGLEIRRIVVRNVSKDMEPYSCTAINTVGRGESPPKEIPVQYAATGVQVVVLHPTEGATELKCTFANCRPSVTHYTWMKAGNILIDKTEQILVLDSNEDRFGSYSCIAHNTAGSSTSAEMVFADYNTDKGSTDIKDNSNLFLILGILAGVILLIVIVYFSIRKRKFRIKARQASSSHENSQQPDATYTDIIKTDVLNDYDTLKPSFPVQPAARRKDLPSDNHYENLQRK, encoded by the exons ATGGATTACACAGACAGAACCTCACTAGTACTTGGAATGAATAGCTGTTCATTGAAGATAGACCCTGTGAGGAGAGATGATGGTGGAAAATTCTACTACCCAGGAATAGCAGAAGATCTGGAGACAAGTGCCTGGTCAAAACAGGGAAGAATGACTCTACAGCTTCATGTCACAG ATACTCCAAGCATAATGGAACTTACTAGAAGTGCAGAAATGGTTGAAGGACGTGGTGAAATAGTTTCATGCTCTGTAGAGCACACATGTGGCTCCAATCCACCTTCTCTAAAGTGGAACAAACCTGGCCAAACCATCAGACAAGGATCTGAAGACCTAtctggaggaaaatggagagaagtATTAATGAATATATACATTCCTTCACACAAGGATGACAGAAAACAAATTCAGTGCACAGCAACTTATCGTAATGGAGAAACATCGCAGAATGCAACAAGACTGAACATCAAAT ATGCACCAAAAGACGTGATGATCAGCTTACCCAAATTCAAGGAGTTTTTAGAGGGTAGTGATGTGATTTTAACATGCTCCTGCAGATCTAACCCTCCtccacacagatatgaatggtaccaCGCGAATAGCAAAATTAAATTAGGACTTGAAATCCGGAGAATCGTGGTACGGAATGTCAGCAAAGACATGGAACCCTATTCTTGTACTGCAATAAATACTGTTGGGAGAGGAGAATCACCACCAAAAGAGATTCCTGTGCAAT ACGCTGCTACTGGAGTTCAAGTCGTTGTGCTTCACCCAACAGAGGGAGCCACTGAGCTAAAGTGCACTTTTGCAAATTGCAGGCCCAGTGTGACCCATTACACCTGGATGAAGGCTGGAAATATCCTAATTGATAAAACTGAACAGATCCTGGTATTAGACAGCAATGAGGATAGATTTGGCTCTTACTCTTGTATTGCTCACAACACAGCTGGAAGCTCCACCTCCGCAGAGATGGTTTTTGCAG ATTACAACACCGATAAAGGCTCAACTGATATTAAAGACAATTCTAATTTGTTTCTGATTCTCGGTATTTTGGCTGGAGTCATCCTTTTGATTGTGATTGTCTACTTCTCTATAAG aaaaagaaaatttaGAATTAAAGCACGTCAGGCATCATCAAGTCATGAG AATTCTCAACAACCAGATGCCACATATACGGATATtataaaaacagacgttttaaatgaTTATGATACTCTAAAG ccaTCATTCCCTGTTCAACCTGCAGCTAGAAGAAAAGACTTACCTTCAGATAATCATTATGAAAACCTTCagagaaaataa
- the LOC141110456 gene encoding B-cell receptor CD22-like isoform X1: protein MSITKKILLFTIFKGLVCQRWEFPTEVVGLIGSCVEIPCTFRPRENSGTSSTVWFLYHENSRKSTSFHPFFERRRHSQIFNSQGSSSTLMDYTDRTSLVLGMNSCSLKIDPVRRDDGGKFYYPGIAEDLETSAWSKQGRMTLQLHVTDTPSIMELTRSAEMVEGRGEIVSCSVEHTCGSNPPSLKWNKPGQTIRQGSEDLSGGKWREVLMNIYIPSHKDDRKQIQCTATYRNGETSQNATRLNIKYAPKDVMISLPKFKEFLEGSDVILTCSCRSNPPPHRYEWYHANSKIKLGLEIRRIVVRNVSKDMEPYSCTAINTVGRGESPPKEIPVQYAATGVQVVVLHPTEGATELKCTFANCRPSVTHYTWMKAGNILIDKTEQILVLDSNEDRFGSYSCIAHNTAGSSTSAEMVFADYNTDKGSTDIKDNSNLFLILGILAGVILLIVIVYFSIRKRKFRIKARQASSSHENSQQPDATYTDIIKTDVLNDYDTLKPSFPVQPAARRKDLPSDNHYENLQRK from the exons ATGAGTATCACAAAGAAGATTCTGCTATTTACAATTTTTAAAG GACTTGTGTGTCAGAGATGGGAGTTTCCTACAGAAGTTGTTGGATTGATTGGATCCTGTGTGGAGATTCCCTGTACATTCCGCCCTCGTGAGAATTCTGGGACATCCAGTACTGTTTGGTTTTTATATCATGAGAATTCTAGGAAATCCACTTCTTTTCATCCGTTTTTTGAACGAAGAAGACATTCTCAAATTTTTAACAGTCAAGGAAGTTCTTCAACATTAATGGATTACACAGACAGAACCTCACTAGTACTTGGAATGAATAGCTGTTCATTGAAGATAGACCCTGTGAGGAGAGATGATGGTGGAAAATTCTACTACCCAGGAATAGCAGAAGATCTGGAGACAAGTGCCTGGTCAAAACAGGGAAGAATGACTCTACAGCTTCATGTCACAG ATACTCCAAGCATAATGGAACTTACTAGAAGTGCAGAAATGGTTGAAGGACGTGGTGAAATAGTTTCATGCTCTGTAGAGCACACATGTGGCTCCAATCCACCTTCTCTAAAGTGGAACAAACCTGGCCAAACCATCAGACAAGGATCTGAAGACCTAtctggaggaaaatggagagaagtATTAATGAATATATACATTCCTTCACACAAGGATGACAGAAAACAAATTCAGTGCACAGCAACTTATCGTAATGGAGAAACATCGCAGAATGCAACAAGACTGAACATCAAAT ATGCACCAAAAGACGTGATGATCAGCTTACCCAAATTCAAGGAGTTTTTAGAGGGTAGTGATGTGATTTTAACATGCTCCTGCAGATCTAACCCTCCtccacacagatatgaatggtaccaCGCGAATAGCAAAATTAAATTAGGACTTGAAATCCGGAGAATCGTGGTACGGAATGTCAGCAAAGACATGGAACCCTATTCTTGTACTGCAATAAATACTGTTGGGAGAGGAGAATCACCACCAAAAGAGATTCCTGTGCAAT ACGCTGCTACTGGAGTTCAAGTCGTTGTGCTTCACCCAACAGAGGGAGCCACTGAGCTAAAGTGCACTTTTGCAAATTGCAGGCCCAGTGTGACCCATTACACCTGGATGAAGGCTGGAAATATCCTAATTGATAAAACTGAACAGATCCTGGTATTAGACAGCAATGAGGATAGATTTGGCTCTTACTCTTGTATTGCTCACAACACAGCTGGAAGCTCCACCTCCGCAGAGATGGTTTTTGCAG ATTACAACACCGATAAAGGCTCAACTGATATTAAAGACAATTCTAATTTGTTTCTGATTCTCGGTATTTTGGCTGGAGTCATCCTTTTGATTGTGATTGTCTACTTCTCTATAAG aaaaagaaaatttaGAATTAAAGCACGTCAGGCATCATCAAGTCATGAG AATTCTCAACAACCAGATGCCACATATACGGATATtataaaaacagacgttttaaatgaTTATGATACTCTAAAG ccaTCATTCCCTGTTCAACCTGCAGCTAGAAGAAAAGACTTACCTTCAGATAATCATTATGAAAACCTTCagagaaaataa
- the LOC141110456 gene encoding B-cell receptor CD22-like isoform X2, translating to MSITKKILLFTIFKGLVCQRWEFPTEVVGLIGSCVEIPCTFRPRENSGTSSTVWFLYHENSRKSTSFHPFFERRRHSQIFNSQGSSSTLMDYTDRTSLVLGMNSCSLKIDPVRRDDGGKFYYPGIAEDLETSAWSKQGRMTLQLHVTDTPSIMELTRSAEMVEGRGEIVSCSVEHTCGSNPPSLKWNKPGQTIRQGSEDLSGGKWREVLMNIYIPSHKDDRKQIQCTATYRNGETSQNATRLNIKYAPKDVMISLPKFKEFLEGSDVILTCSCRSNPPPHRYEWYHANSKIKLGLEIRRIVVRNVSKDMEPYSCTAINTVGRGESPPKEIPVQYAATGVQVVVLHPTEGATELKCTFANCRPSVTHYTWMKAGNILIDKTEQILVLDSNEDRFGSYSCIAHNTAGSSTSAEMVFADYNTDKGSTDIKDNSNLFLILGILAGVILLIVIVYFSIRILNNQMPHIRIL from the exons ATGAGTATCACAAAGAAGATTCTGCTATTTACAATTTTTAAAG GACTTGTGTGTCAGAGATGGGAGTTTCCTACAGAAGTTGTTGGATTGATTGGATCCTGTGTGGAGATTCCCTGTACATTCCGCCCTCGTGAGAATTCTGGGACATCCAGTACTGTTTGGTTTTTATATCATGAGAATTCTAGGAAATCCACTTCTTTTCATCCGTTTTTTGAACGAAGAAGACATTCTCAAATTTTTAACAGTCAAGGAAGTTCTTCAACATTAATGGATTACACAGACAGAACCTCACTAGTACTTGGAATGAATAGCTGTTCATTGAAGATAGACCCTGTGAGGAGAGATGATGGTGGAAAATTCTACTACCCAGGAATAGCAGAAGATCTGGAGACAAGTGCCTGGTCAAAACAGGGAAGAATGACTCTACAGCTTCATGTCACAG ATACTCCAAGCATAATGGAACTTACTAGAAGTGCAGAAATGGTTGAAGGACGTGGTGAAATAGTTTCATGCTCTGTAGAGCACACATGTGGCTCCAATCCACCTTCTCTAAAGTGGAACAAACCTGGCCAAACCATCAGACAAGGATCTGAAGACCTAtctggaggaaaatggagagaagtATTAATGAATATATACATTCCTTCACACAAGGATGACAGAAAACAAATTCAGTGCACAGCAACTTATCGTAATGGAGAAACATCGCAGAATGCAACAAGACTGAACATCAAAT ATGCACCAAAAGACGTGATGATCAGCTTACCCAAATTCAAGGAGTTTTTAGAGGGTAGTGATGTGATTTTAACATGCTCCTGCAGATCTAACCCTCCtccacacagatatgaatggtaccaCGCGAATAGCAAAATTAAATTAGGACTTGAAATCCGGAGAATCGTGGTACGGAATGTCAGCAAAGACATGGAACCCTATTCTTGTACTGCAATAAATACTGTTGGGAGAGGAGAATCACCACCAAAAGAGATTCCTGTGCAAT ACGCTGCTACTGGAGTTCAAGTCGTTGTGCTTCACCCAACAGAGGGAGCCACTGAGCTAAAGTGCACTTTTGCAAATTGCAGGCCCAGTGTGACCCATTACACCTGGATGAAGGCTGGAAATATCCTAATTGATAAAACTGAACAGATCCTGGTATTAGACAGCAATGAGGATAGATTTGGCTCTTACTCTTGTATTGCTCACAACACAGCTGGAAGCTCCACCTCCGCAGAGATGGTTTTTGCAG ATTACAACACCGATAAAGGCTCAACTGATATTAAAGACAATTCTAATTTGTTTCTGATTCTCGGTATTTTGGCTGGAGTCATCCTTTTGATTGTGATTGTCTACTTCTCTATAAG AATTCTCAACAACCAGATGCCACATATACGGATATtataa